Proteins from one Synechococcus sp. UW179A genomic window:
- the ilvC gene encoding ketol-acid reductoisomerase: MAQLFYDSDADLSLLSGKTVAIIGYGSQGHAHALNLKDSGVNVVVGLYEGSRSADKAKADGLEVLSVSDAAAKADWIMVLLPDEFQKEVYDKEIAQHLSAGKVLSFAHGFNIRFGLIQPPADVDVVMIAPKGPGHTVRWEYQNGQGVPALFAIEKDASGNARGLAMAYAKGIGGTRAGILETNFKEETETDLFGEQAVLCGGLSELVKAGFETLVEAGYQPELAYFECLHEVKLIVDLMVKGGLSAMRDSISNTAEYGDYVSGPRLITDETKAEMKRILSDIQDGTFAKNFVAECEAGKPEMNKIRKRDGDHKIEEVGKGLRSMFSWLKAS; the protein is encoded by the coding sequence ATGGCTCAGCTTTTCTACGACTCCGATGCCGATCTCTCGCTGCTCAGCGGCAAGACAGTCGCGATCATCGGCTACGGCTCCCAGGGCCATGCCCACGCCCTGAACCTCAAGGACAGCGGTGTGAACGTGGTGGTGGGGCTTTACGAAGGAAGCCGCTCCGCAGACAAAGCCAAGGCCGACGGTCTGGAGGTGCTGAGCGTTTCTGACGCTGCCGCCAAAGCGGACTGGATCATGGTGCTGCTGCCCGATGAGTTCCAGAAAGAGGTCTACGACAAGGAAATCGCCCAACATCTAAGCGCTGGCAAGGTGCTCAGCTTTGCCCATGGTTTCAACATCCGTTTCGGCCTGATCCAACCGCCTGCTGATGTGGATGTGGTGATGATCGCCCCCAAGGGCCCCGGTCACACCGTGCGTTGGGAGTATCAGAACGGCCAAGGGGTTCCAGCCCTTTTCGCCATTGAAAAAGATGCCTCCGGGAACGCCCGTGGCCTGGCCATGGCCTACGCCAAGGGAATCGGCGGCACCCGTGCCGGAATCTTGGAGACCAACTTCAAGGAAGAAACCGAAACCGATCTGTTTGGCGAACAGGCTGTGCTCTGTGGCGGGCTATCAGAACTGGTGAAAGCTGGCTTCGAGACCCTTGTCGAAGCGGGTTACCAGCCTGAACTGGCCTACTTCGAGTGCCTGCACGAAGTGAAGCTGATCGTGGATCTGATGGTGAAAGGTGGTTTGTCGGCCATGCGCGACTCGATCTCCAACACCGCGGAGTATGGCGATTACGTGAGTGGTCCCCGCCTGATCACCGATGAGACCAAAGCGGAGATGAAGCGCATCCTCTCGGACATCCAAGACGGCACCTTCGCCAAGAATTTCGTGGCTGAGTGCGAAGCCGGCAAACCCGAGATGAACAAAATCCGCAAACGCGACGGTGACCACAAGATCGAGGAGGTCGGCAAGGGGCTGCGCTCGATGTTCAGCTGGCTGAAGGCATCCTGA
- a CDS encoding ATP-dependent Clp protease proteolytic subunit yields MPIGTPSVPYRLPGSQMERWVDIYTRLGVERILFLGSEVNDAVANSLVAQMLYLDSEDSSKPIYLYINSPGGSVTAGLAIYDTMQYVKSDVVTICVGLAASMGAFLLAAGTKGKRLALPHSRIMIHQPLGGTAQRQASDIEIEAREILRMKEMLNRSMAEMSGQSFEKIEKDTDRDYFLSSEEAKDYGLIDRVIAHPNEA; encoded by the coding sequence ATGCCGATCGGTACCCCTAGCGTCCCCTACCGCCTCCCTGGCAGCCAGATGGAGCGTTGGGTAGACATTTACACCCGACTGGGAGTGGAGCGAATCCTGTTCCTCGGCTCTGAGGTCAACGACGCGGTGGCCAACAGTCTGGTTGCCCAGATGCTCTATCTCGACTCCGAAGACAGCAGCAAGCCGATTTATCTCTACATCAACTCCCCTGGTGGATCTGTAACTGCAGGGTTGGCGATTTACGACACCATGCAATACGTCAAGAGCGACGTGGTCACCATCTGCGTGGGTCTGGCGGCATCAATGGGCGCTTTCCTTCTGGCAGCGGGCACCAAGGGCAAACGATTGGCCCTCCCCCACAGCCGGATCATGATTCACCAACCGCTAGGCGGAACTGCCCAGAGACAGGCCAGCGACATCGAAATTGAGGCGCGCGAGATCCTGCGCATGAAGGAAATGCTCAACCGTTCCATGGCTGAGATGAGCGGCCAGAGCTTCGAGAAAATCGAGAAAGACACCGATCGCGATTACTTCCTCAGCAGCGAGGAGGCCAAGGACTATGGGCTCATTGACCGGGTGATCGCCCACCCCAACGAGGCCTGA
- a CDS encoding ATP-dependent Clp protease proteolytic subunit, giving the protein MTTSAPYYGDSSVMRTPPPDLPSLLLKERIVYLGLPLFSDDDTKRQVGLDVTELIIAQLLFLEFDNPDKPIYFYINSTGTSWYTGDAIGFETEAFAICDTLRYVKPPVHTICIGQAMGTAAVILSAGTKGHRAALPHASIVLHQPRSGAQGQATDIQIRAKEVLHNKRAMLEILSTNTGRSVEELSKDSDRMSYLTPDQAKDYGLIDRVLSSRKELPAPVPAG; this is encoded by the coding sequence ATGACTACATCAGCTCCTTATTACGGCGATTCGTCGGTGATGCGGACACCCCCTCCTGATCTGCCTTCACTGCTGCTCAAGGAGCGCATTGTCTATTTGGGTCTACCCCTTTTCTCCGATGACGACACCAAACGTCAGGTGGGGCTGGATGTGACTGAACTGATCATTGCCCAACTGCTTTTTCTGGAGTTCGATAACCCCGACAAGCCGATCTACTTCTACATCAACTCAACAGGCACCAGCTGGTACACAGGCGATGCCATTGGATTCGAAACGGAAGCTTTCGCCATCTGCGACACGCTCCGCTACGTGAAGCCGCCCGTCCACACCATCTGCATCGGCCAGGCGATGGGCACGGCAGCCGTCATTCTGTCTGCCGGAACCAAGGGTCACCGCGCAGCCCTGCCCCACGCCTCGATCGTGCTGCATCAGCCCCGCAGCGGAGCACAGGGCCAGGCCACGGACATTCAGATCCGTGCCAAGGAAGTGCTGCACAACAAGCGGGCCATGCTCGAAATCCTTTCGACGAACACGGGCCGCAGCGTGGAGGAACTCTCGAAGGATTCCGATCGCATGAGTTATCTCACCCCGGATCAGGCCAAGGACTATGGACTGATTGACCGGGTGCTCTCCAGTCGCAAAGAGCTTCCAGCTCCAGTCCCGGCCGGCTGA
- a CDS encoding PIN/TRAM domain-containing protein — MVEALIIILFLISGTATGWMGVHLLPQELLDDTNAQEVRLGLSAVGAVIGLVAGLVFRRLRQRLMNQVRTMPTDLLVSRAVGLILGLLVANLLLAPILLLPLAGASSLVKPLAAILSNVFFGVLGYNLAEVHGRTLLRLFNPTSTEALLVADGVLTPATAKILDTSVIIDGRIQGMIGCGLLEGKVIVAQTVINEMQQLADSNNLEKRGKGRRGLKLLNALRETYNKRLVINTTRYDGAGTDDRLLQLTEDTGGTLVTADFNLAQVARLKELKVMNLSELVIALRPEVQPGDELNLKIVREGKEEHQGVAYLDDGTMVVIENARAAIGERRAVVITGALQNPSGRMVFGRLDQEGETTATGKSSPGAKPPRKNRRNERPTPESR, encoded by the coding sequence ATGGTCGAAGCGCTCATCATCATCCTGTTCCTGATCTCCGGAACGGCGACCGGCTGGATGGGTGTGCATCTGCTTCCACAGGAACTATTAGATGACACCAACGCCCAGGAAGTGCGTTTGGGCTTGAGCGCCGTTGGGGCTGTGATCGGACTTGTGGCAGGCCTTGTCTTTCGACGGCTGCGGCAGCGACTGATGAATCAGGTGCGCACGATGCCCACCGATCTTCTGGTCAGCCGGGCGGTTGGACTGATCCTCGGCCTGCTGGTGGCCAACCTGTTGTTGGCTCCGATTCTGTTGCTGCCTCTGGCTGGCGCCAGCTCTTTGGTGAAGCCTCTGGCAGCGATTCTGAGCAATGTGTTCTTCGGAGTGCTGGGTTACAACCTCGCTGAGGTGCATGGACGAACGCTGCTGAGGCTGTTCAACCCAACCTCCACGGAAGCTCTACTCGTGGCGGATGGAGTGCTTACACCCGCCACAGCCAAGATCCTCGACACCAGCGTGATCATCGACGGGCGTATCCAGGGAATGATTGGCTGCGGACTGCTGGAGGGGAAGGTGATCGTGGCCCAGACAGTGATCAACGAGATGCAGCAGCTCGCTGATTCCAACAACCTCGAGAAACGCGGTAAAGGGCGACGTGGCCTGAAGCTGCTCAATGCCCTGCGTGAGACCTACAACAAACGTCTGGTGATCAATACGACCCGCTACGACGGGGCCGGCACGGATGATCGTCTGTTGCAGCTCACGGAAGACACCGGCGGCACCCTGGTGACAGCCGACTTCAACCTGGCTCAGGTGGCCCGGTTGAAGGAACTCAAGGTGATGAACCTGAGCGAACTGGTGATCGCCCTGCGCCCTGAAGTGCAGCCGGGGGATGAGCTCAACCTGAAGATCGTCCGCGAAGGCAAGGAAGAGCACCAGGGGGTGGCATACCTGGATGACGGCACGATGGTGGTGATTGAAAACGCCCGAGCAGCCATCGGTGAGCGGCGGGCCGTGGTGATCACCGGAGCCTTACAAAACCCAAGCGGGCGGATGGTGTTCGGTCGGCTCGATCAAGAAGGCGAAACAACCGCCACCGGCAAGAGCAGCCCAGGCGCAAAACCACCCCGTAAGAACCGTCGCAACGAGCGTCCAACCCCTGAGTCCCGCTAG
- the hemW gene encoding radical SAM family heme chaperone HemW has protein sequence MTAPAPRSAYVHIPFCHRRCFYCDFAVVPLGDKADAEGGPGSRSIETYLGQLLHEIELSPSGPPLATVYIGGGTPSLLTPEQIGRVLNALRTRFGLQSGSEITLEMDPASFEQMDLEALLRSGVNRVSLGGQSFDDQVLESLGRRHRRSDLLEACEWLHRAVEKGALRSWSLDLIRNLPDQSDDAWGIQLERAVAIAAPHLSIYDLSVEPGTVFSKLEQRGELQLPDEDGAADRIAATSNRLAKAGYCRYEISNFARPGHASRHNRVYWSGAGWWAFGLGATSAPWGERFARPRTRETYGQWVDQQQRDGAHSSLLQALALPMSLEDRLLVGLRRHEGVDLLEQALSCGWSLEACSRWLPPLEDRWADFLSTNLMRRSGARWQLTDPLGMAVSNAVLVELVEWWEELMADADLPASCSRP, from the coding sequence ATGACCGCACCCGCGCCCCGTAGCGCTTACGTCCATATTCCTTTCTGCCATCGGCGCTGCTTCTACTGCGATTTCGCGGTGGTGCCGCTCGGGGACAAGGCGGATGCCGAGGGAGGGCCAGGGAGTCGCTCGATCGAGACCTATCTAGGGCAACTGCTCCATGAAATCGAGCTTTCTCCATCGGGTCCGCCCTTGGCCACCGTGTACATCGGAGGAGGCACCCCCTCGCTGCTGACCCCTGAACAGATCGGGCGTGTCCTCAACGCACTGCGAACGCGTTTCGGCTTGCAGAGCGGATCTGAAATCACTCTGGAAATGGATCCCGCCAGCTTTGAGCAGATGGATCTCGAAGCCCTGCTGCGATCCGGTGTGAACAGGGTCAGTCTCGGTGGTCAGAGTTTCGACGACCAAGTTCTGGAATCCCTCGGTCGCCGTCATCGCCGCTCGGATCTGCTGGAAGCATGTGAATGGCTTCACAGAGCTGTTGAGAAGGGCGCTCTGCGCAGCTGGAGCCTTGACCTGATCCGCAACCTCCCCGATCAGAGCGATGACGCCTGGGGAATTCAGCTGGAGCGAGCTGTTGCGATAGCTGCTCCCCATCTCTCCATTTATGACCTCAGCGTTGAACCCGGCACGGTGTTCTCGAAGCTGGAGCAACGCGGTGAGCTGCAATTGCCCGATGAGGATGGCGCTGCCGATCGGATCGCAGCGACCAGCAATCGGCTTGCTAAGGCTGGCTACTGCCGCTACGAAATCTCCAATTTCGCCAGGCCAGGTCATGCGTCGCGCCATAACCGGGTGTACTGGAGCGGTGCCGGTTGGTGGGCGTTTGGTCTGGGAGCAACCAGTGCCCCATGGGGTGAGCGCTTTGCCAGACCGCGCACCCGTGAGACCTATGGACAATGGGTCGATCAGCAGCAGAGGGACGGTGCGCATTCGTCTTTGCTGCAGGCGCTTGCCCTGCCGATGAGCTTGGAGGATCGTCTGCTCGTGGGGCTAAGGCGACATGAAGGTGTTGACTTGCTGGAGCAAGCCCTGAGTTGCGGCTGGTCCCTGGAAGCTTGCAGCCGTTGGCTGCCTCCATTGGAGGATCGCTGGGCAGATTTTCTTTCAACCAATCTGATGCGCCGAAGCGGCGCACGCTGGCAGCTCACCGATCCTCTAGGGATGGCCGTCAGCAATGCGGTTCTGGTGGAGTTGGTGGAGTGGTGGGAGGAGCTGATGGCTGACGCTGATCTTCCAGCCAGTTGCTCAAGGCCTTGA
- the panB gene encoding 3-methyl-2-oxobutanoate hydroxymethyltransferase, with the protein MRASDLIRFKQTGQPITMLTAWDALSASLVEDAGADVVLVGDSLAMVSLGHSTTLPVTLEQMLLHTQAVCRGLSQPLAKQPLVITDLPFLSYQCGLDRAVAAAGTLIKQSDAAGVKLEGAEPEVLAVIERLVRTGIPVMGHLGLLPQAVHSLGYRRQAKDPRSQERLLQQASELESAGCFAMVLEHVPAELAGQVRRRLSIPVIGIGAGDDCDGQVSVTADLLGLTRSQPPFSQARMDGRGLAVKALSNWLEDQRQPSAPPTTPPTPPEPHC; encoded by the coding sequence TTGCGTGCCTCTGACCTGATCCGGTTCAAGCAGACCGGCCAACCAATCACCATGCTCACCGCCTGGGATGCTCTGAGTGCCTCCCTCGTGGAGGATGCCGGCGCTGATGTGGTGCTGGTAGGGGATTCACTGGCCATGGTCAGCCTTGGCCACAGCACAACCCTTCCGGTCACACTGGAGCAAATGCTGTTGCATACTCAGGCGGTCTGCCGAGGCTTGAGCCAACCGCTGGCCAAACAACCGCTGGTGATCACGGATCTTCCCTTCCTCAGCTACCAGTGCGGGTTGGATCGTGCTGTAGCGGCAGCAGGAACCCTGATCAAACAATCCGATGCGGCTGGGGTGAAGCTTGAAGGTGCCGAACCCGAGGTGTTGGCGGTCATTGAACGCCTGGTTCGCACGGGGATCCCTGTGATGGGGCATTTGGGACTGTTGCCTCAGGCGGTCCACAGCCTTGGATACCGCCGTCAGGCCAAGGATCCACGCAGCCAGGAACGCCTGCTGCAGCAAGCTTCGGAACTGGAATCAGCGGGATGCTTCGCCATGGTGCTCGAGCATGTCCCCGCCGAACTCGCAGGGCAGGTAAGGCGGCGTTTGAGCATCCCGGTGATCGGCATCGGAGCCGGGGACGACTGCGATGGGCAGGTGAGCGTGACCGCCGATCTGCTCGGACTCACCCGATCACAACCCCCCTTCAGCCAGGCCCGAATGGATGGTCGGGGGCTGGCGGTCAAGGCCTTGAGCAACTGGCTGGAAGATCAGCGTCAGCCATCAGCTCCTCCCACCACTCCACCAACTCCACCAGAACCGCATTGCTGA
- the ftsZ gene encoding cell division protein FtsZ, whose product MHTHLNGSTSTMEMVSGQMSPSPDSAGILPSQSARIEVIGVGGGGSNAVNRMIQSDLEGVAYRVLNTDAQALLQSSSEHRVQLGQTLTRGLGAGGNPSIGQKAAEESRADLQQALQGADLVFIAAGMGGGTGTGAAPVVAEVAKESGALTVGIVTKPFGFEGRRRMRQADEGIARLAEHVDTLIVIPNDRLRDAIGSAPLQEAFRSADDVLRMGVKGITDIITCPGLVNVDFADVRSVMTEAGTALLGIGIGSGRSRAIEAAQTAINSPLLEAARIDGAKGCVINISGGRDMTLEDMTSASEVIYDVVDPEANIIVGAVVDERLEGEIHVTVIATGFENGQPYRTERSVPRAATSAFSSAESQDAGARIPEFLRQRQQRQDGGKDS is encoded by the coding sequence ATGCACACGCACCTCAATGGTTCGACGTCGACGATGGAGATGGTGAGCGGTCAGATGTCCCCTTCTCCTGATTCAGCAGGAATTCTTCCCTCTCAATCGGCGCGAATTGAAGTCATCGGCGTTGGTGGCGGTGGCAGCAATGCGGTGAACCGCATGATTCAAAGCGACCTTGAAGGCGTCGCTTACAGAGTTCTCAACACTGATGCACAGGCGTTGCTGCAATCGTCATCAGAACATCGCGTTCAGCTTGGCCAAACCCTGACGCGTGGCCTCGGGGCAGGTGGCAACCCCAGCATCGGTCAGAAAGCAGCTGAAGAATCCCGCGCTGACCTGCAGCAGGCACTTCAGGGTGCTGATCTTGTCTTCATTGCGGCTGGTATGGGCGGAGGCACTGGAACTGGTGCAGCACCTGTGGTCGCTGAAGTCGCAAAAGAAAGTGGCGCCCTCACCGTTGGGATTGTGACCAAGCCCTTCGGCTTTGAAGGACGTCGTCGCATGCGACAGGCCGATGAGGGCATCGCCCGGCTGGCTGAACATGTGGACACGCTGATCGTGATTCCCAACGACCGTCTACGCGATGCCATTGGTAGTGCGCCTCTTCAGGAAGCCTTCCGCAGTGCTGATGATGTGCTGCGCATGGGTGTGAAGGGCATCACCGACATCATTACTTGTCCAGGCCTGGTGAATGTTGACTTCGCTGATGTGCGCTCAGTGATGACAGAAGCAGGCACCGCTCTGCTCGGTATCGGCATCGGATCGGGCCGTTCCCGTGCGATCGAAGCCGCCCAGACCGCGATCAACAGTCCCTTGCTTGAGGCCGCCCGCATCGATGGTGCCAAGGGTTGTGTGATCAACATCAGCGGCGGCCGTGACATGACCCTTGAGGACATGACCAGTGCCTCAGAAGTGATTTACGACGTGGTGGATCCCGAGGCCAACATCATTGTTGGAGCTGTCGTTGACGAACGTCTTGAAGGAGAGATTCACGTGACAGTGATTGCGACAGGCTTTGAGAACGGTCAGCCCTATCGCACCGAGAGAAGCGTTCCGCGCGCAGCAACATCGGCCTTCAGCTCTGCCGAATCTCAGGATGCCGGTGCGCGCATCCCCGAATTCCTCAGACAGCGTCAGCAACGCCAGGATGGCGGGAAGGACAGCTGA
- a CDS encoding cell division protein FtsQ/DivIB — protein sequence MARSKVKQKDSNSSVPLPPGVERRRRLRQERRREQLIQSWRILLFGAVSSGLIWVLLSTGWSLRSQQQLTVRGSDRLGSEAVVKAAGLRFPRPLITLEPARLERRLLAELPVQSVSVQRRLVPPGLDIELKDRRPIAAASRMGARGKEQGMVDLEGHWMPLTVARQGEAPDSAVRVEGWIPSRRSMIATVLARRDQLGSPLNVIHIAPDGDLSLRLKTLGLVRLGSNERLLDQQLSTIALLSSSLPETLRGKDSSGIDLSDPSKPELQLKPDPKQKTSEP from the coding sequence ATGGCACGTTCGAAAGTTAAGCAAAAGGACAGCAACAGCAGCGTTCCCCTGCCTCCAGGCGTCGAGCGCAGGCGCAGGCTGCGCCAGGAGCGACGGCGAGAGCAGTTGATTCAGAGCTGGCGCATCTTGCTGTTCGGCGCAGTCTCAAGCGGACTGATCTGGGTGCTGCTCAGTACCGGCTGGAGCCTGCGCTCGCAGCAGCAGCTCACGGTCCGAGGCAGTGACCGACTTGGCAGTGAGGCCGTGGTTAAAGCTGCCGGGCTGCGTTTCCCACGCCCCCTTATCACCCTTGAACCAGCTCGTCTCGAGCGCCGATTGCTGGCCGAACTGCCGGTGCAGTCCGTGTCGGTGCAGCGCCGCCTCGTTCCTCCCGGTCTGGATATCGAGCTGAAGGATCGCCGACCTATCGCGGCTGCAAGCCGGATGGGGGCCCGAGGCAAGGAACAGGGCATGGTTGATCTTGAAGGGCATTGGATGCCGCTCACCGTTGCTCGCCAGGGTGAAGCCCCAGATAGTGCGGTGCGTGTGGAGGGATGGATTCCCAGCCGGCGCTCGATGATTGCAACAGTGCTGGCGCGGCGGGATCAGTTAGGCAGTCCGTTAAATGTGATTCATATCGCCCCGGATGGCGATCTCAGCCTGCGCTTAAAAACACTTGGGCTTGTGAGGCTGGGTTCCAATGAACGTCTGTTGGATCAGCAGCTCAGCACGATCGCCCTGCTATCCAGCAGTCTTCCTGAAACCCTGCGAGGCAAAGACAGCAGCGGCATCGATCTTTCCGACCCCTCCAAACCCGAGTTGCAGTTAAAACCAGATCCCAAGCAGAAAACGAGCGAACCCTGA
- a CDS encoding D-alanine--D-alanine ligase family protein: MPTSLIRVGVVFGGASGEHDVSIRSALTVIKALADASHQGRFQVTPLYIDHGGRWWPDTIAKSVLERRSALTNDQLPQPLPARGLRQLPVDPDQIDVWYPVLHGPNGEDGTVQGLFTLMQQPFVGSGVLGSAVGMDKLAMKAAFSAAGINQVPYVGVNAADLKHPQQLECVLAKLEKELGYPCFVKPANLGSSVGISKVRNRDELLAGLELAAELDPRLVVEKGVKARELECAVLGREHLRASVVGEVRFDADWYDYETKYTEGLSQTLIPAPLPDEVSQRIQAMAVDACRAVHAYGQARVDVFYDDADGQIWMNEINTLPGFTSQSMYPTLWEASGIPLPQLVAELVATAQE; this comes from the coding sequence ATGCCGACTTCCCTGATCCGCGTTGGCGTGGTGTTCGGAGGTGCATCCGGTGAACACGACGTCTCAATCCGGTCGGCCTTAACGGTGATCAAGGCCTTAGCGGACGCCAGCCATCAGGGGAGGTTCCAGGTGACGCCTCTCTATATCGACCATGGAGGGCGCTGGTGGCCGGACACCATCGCAAAAAGCGTGCTGGAGAGAAGATCAGCACTGACCAATGACCAACTGCCTCAGCCACTGCCAGCGCGTGGACTGCGCCAGTTGCCGGTGGATCCCGATCAAATCGATGTCTGGTATCCGGTTTTGCACGGACCCAACGGAGAAGACGGCACGGTGCAAGGTCTGTTCACGCTGATGCAACAACCCTTCGTGGGTTCAGGCGTGCTCGGATCGGCCGTGGGCATGGACAAGCTGGCCATGAAAGCAGCCTTCTCCGCCGCGGGCATCAACCAGGTGCCCTACGTCGGAGTCAACGCAGCTGACCTCAAACATCCGCAGCAATTGGAGTGTGTGCTCGCCAAGTTGGAGAAAGAGCTCGGCTACCCCTGTTTCGTAAAGCCCGCCAACCTCGGCTCATCCGTGGGCATCAGCAAAGTACGCAATCGCGATGAGCTGCTGGCAGGCCTAGAGCTGGCAGCGGAACTCGATCCGCGCCTCGTGGTGGAAAAGGGCGTCAAGGCAAGGGAACTGGAGTGTGCAGTGCTGGGGCGTGAGCATCTGAGGGCTTCCGTGGTGGGTGAAGTGCGGTTCGATGCGGACTGGTACGACTACGAGACCAAATACACCGAAGGTCTCAGTCAAACGCTGATCCCTGCGCCCCTACCCGATGAGGTCAGCCAGAGAATTCAGGCCATGGCCGTTGATGCCTGCCGAGCCGTTCACGCCTATGGCCAGGCACGCGTGGATGTCTTCTACGACGACGCAGATGGCCAGATCTGGATGAATGAAATCAACACGCTGCCGGGCTTCACCTCACAGAGCATGTATCCCACCCTGTGGGAGGCCTCCGGTATTCCTTTGCCACAGCTGGTGGCGGAGCTGGTGGCCACAGCGCAAGAATGA
- the miaB gene encoding tRNA (N6-isopentenyl adenosine(37)-C2)-methylthiotransferase MiaB, with protein sequence MGRPSALTVTASPSTAQVPGLERGSYWITTFGCQMNKADSERMAGILESMGYREATAELNADLVLYNTCTIRDNAEQKVYSYLGRQARRKRINPHLKLVVAGCVAQQEGESLLRRVPELDLVMGPQHANRLETLLQQVDSGQQVVATEEHHILEDITTARRDSSICGWVNVIYGCNERCTYCVVPSVRGKEQSRLPDAIKLEMEGLAAQGYREITLLGQNIDAYGRDLPGITAEGRRKNTLTDLLYHVHDVEGIERIRFATSHPRYFTRRLIDACADLPKLCEHFHIPFQSGDNDVLQAMARGYTIERYRKIIDHIRERMPEASLSADVIVAFPGETDTQFRRTLQLIEEICFDLVNTAAYSPRPNTPAANWDNQLPEDVKVARLREVNALVERCAKKRNDRYAGQVEEVLAEGINPKDPTQLMGRTRTNRLTFFSAESSDGRRYQPGDLVQVRISAVRSFSLSGTPVHG encoded by the coding sequence ATCGGACGGCCCTCCGCCTTGACCGTTACCGCCTCTCCCTCAACAGCTCAAGTGCCAGGCCTGGAGCGAGGCAGCTACTGGATCACCACCTTCGGCTGCCAGATGAACAAGGCTGATTCCGAGAGAATGGCCGGAATCTTGGAGTCGATGGGGTACCGGGAAGCCACGGCCGAGCTCAACGCCGATCTGGTGCTCTACAACACCTGCACGATCCGCGACAACGCTGAACAGAAGGTTTACAGCTACCTCGGGCGCCAGGCACGTCGGAAACGCATCAACCCCCATCTCAAACTCGTGGTTGCAGGCTGCGTTGCCCAGCAGGAAGGTGAATCACTACTGAGGCGCGTTCCCGAACTGGATCTGGTGATGGGCCCGCAGCACGCCAATCGGCTGGAAACCCTGTTGCAGCAAGTTGATAGCGGTCAGCAAGTGGTGGCGACTGAAGAGCACCACATTCTTGAAGACATCACCACGGCTCGCCGCGACAGCAGCATCTGCGGCTGGGTCAACGTGATCTACGGCTGCAACGAACGCTGCACGTATTGCGTAGTTCCATCCGTTCGCGGCAAGGAGCAGTCGCGCCTGCCGGATGCAATCAAACTGGAAATGGAAGGACTGGCAGCGCAGGGTTACCGGGAAATCACTCTGCTAGGGCAGAACATCGACGCCTATGGACGCGATCTGCCTGGCATCACTGCAGAAGGGCGTCGCAAGAACACACTGACCGACTTGCTCTATCACGTCCATGACGTGGAGGGAATCGAACGGATCCGTTTCGCCACGAGCCATCCCCGCTATTTCACTCGGCGTCTGATTGATGCTTGCGCTGATCTACCCAAGCTCTGCGAGCACTTCCACATTCCTTTCCAAAGCGGAGACAACGACGTACTGCAGGCCATGGCCCGCGGGTACACGATCGAGCGCTACCGCAAAATCATCGACCACATCCGTGAGCGCATGCCTGAGGCCTCACTTAGCGCCGATGTGATTGTTGCTTTCCCTGGCGAAACCGACACCCAGTTCAGACGCACCCTGCAATTGATCGAGGAGATCTGCTTTGACCTGGTGAATACGGCCGCCTATTCACCACGGCCCAATACCCCAGCTGCAAATTGGGACAATCAGCTACCCGAGGACGTAAAGGTGGCACGCCTTCGGGAAGTCAACGCCCTGGTCGAGCGCTGCGCCAAAAAGCGCAATGACCGCTATGCCGGCCAGGTTGAAGAGGTGCTGGCTGAGGGCATCAATCCCAAAGACCCCACGCAGCTGATGGGACGCACGCGCACCAACCGCCTGACGTTTTTCAGTGCGGAGAGCTCTGACGGACGCCGCTATCAACCCGGCGATCTCGTTCAGGTCCGCATCAGCGCGGTACGCTCCTTCTCTCTCAGTGGCACCCCTGTGCACGGCTGA
- a CDS encoding DUF1611 domain-containing protein, with protein sequence MSRLDDQQASAAVKQFAAHLGILCRDPIRHGAGDLLQALITS encoded by the coding sequence GTGAGCCGACTGGACGATCAGCAGGCATCGGCAGCCGTCAAACAGTTCGCTGCACACCTTGGAATTCTGTGCAGGGATCCCATCCGCCATGGAGCGGGTGATCTGCTTCAGGCTTTGATCACTTCTTAA